One stretch of Tribolium castaneum strain GA2 chromosome 5, icTriCast1.1, whole genome shotgun sequence DNA includes these proteins:
- the LOC103312419 gene encoding maternal protein tudor isoform X3, translated as METQPNCLFITYVEKEGPFLKVWGQTDKNTSLYIEQVLHSFTPQFDNGLCIPRPDALQIGILCCAKYKDSKYYRARITSLNYLHNRYIEVNFVDYGHQDVVPVSNIRSLEGFDTAFVSLQPQASSFLLAEAVCPRGEWNEAYLEEICKEIRYTEVNFSIVAQVTKHYLVRLFVGVNDLAIVLISKGLMRNTSLTTQEAVLLSMMPRAPLQPPPIQQQSIATYKAFTLEPGSQYEVYVSYVTDGPCNFSVQLKQSEEVLGKLMKEINSMTLTPIEGIPIPGTVCLARCTEDGHICRAVVTNEVDGQFKVFYVDFGNFEVIPLESLYEIPFKFVIPKVMAIRFALAGVEKSTVTLEMQCAFKQFVDNRLIHMKVMPMTTRTSLPRCELWDPESGISALDIVTKAALSNYPDHITLHRGFSQTVKISYVFSCNRFYVQLKAKQDELLRLMLDIQVLCNEAETLNSNTIKVGLPCYALYEGDQQWYRSQIVEVLGAGQVKVHYVDYGNEEVVSMNLLKPIEGKQLTKMRPQAIECCLNGYQNMEPDLERDNLLEELILEHEFTMKVVEMQGKKALVELIDSANYNVASLLLDKIAVTRSQVSPMLVQAGNKIEHRKYSQPFNSRESSQRTEQRKPGGHRQWGDSLNGNPAWRQDARGPRSRNSFDSEPDENNTWRQNNKGFNKNYDRNKRDELNDSTDSERHSTKGFNRNDRNRNESRNTEGSWKQNSGFNKSQDRFNKDRNNRNNDWGGSGDERKNFREKDSWGGDRNNDRQNNSKESWGGNDQQNSNSPNDGWGSSKENYRQNYNSRGNKGDWDNNRENDKRNFNSRENNDWGDRKGFQPRDRDNFKPRKRFEDGNNDWNNGDKDSSQPWKKSEDGGGDWNADSTHRSGGGFKKREFKREASELSSSGSEKSFRKGGNFRNNKPDFRKPNRSPRGNFGGDSGDGWNTGASTATEVLNAAPSTAKFTILNVDNTEANVVISWFHNPSQFYCQIESTQDEFKRMMEEIQQAYKGRQAGTATVGAPVIGLFPEDRVLYRAKVLETLGSQYKVYYVDFGNVSVIDKVWPIEKRFMELPAQAICCKLRGIDPPTDTWPEANNYGQYFDKKQFFCKFISTEDTRVAIELKYDNEDIASLLLKDGLAKACVTPPEPELPLLIGQQFRALLLSVNSLGDFLMSLQNGAVLKCSVFNLSASTETWEDSLKEKINHILIVYVDDLKEDRLEVTLYDENGAKIKLINNDEGAYESVELLCPYLILSSQISGEIAHIEQTTVYLQPADCAENIQYFLNSAFEYYESFTPEEPLTPTEGFVYAVKSPDTNWYRGRVVSLDDNKQVTVNYIDYGNSEQVNFDALRELTAEFMTIPILCVPIAIKGVTEELIGEFVSINLTFTETGLEGTLQEKEVTVVPTEGKQIEQIATDVTEKPNLEEVAQTTCGTQVVLSHTDSPSDFYLQLAESIEGIEELQARLQELAPEMTDIENPVIGVLCAAPYSVDQQWYRAQVLDADSDITTVRFVDYGNTDVLDNHTTRVKTLPTDLLSLEVHATRCRLKIKPIDEEWTSVASERFEQLASVENLTAQFISQDEKTNYVELYSDGTNVREILIAENLALPDEVVPEASSTVGFVSHLNSPSEFWIQFENCVEGLEWVAEQLSGAENFPELEDLAPGVLCAALFPDDQMWYRARILSNTVAGIEVLFVDYGNSCTSCSLRDLPEDLVMLPPLAQKCSLQKPEGLTVWGPEMVRKFVEIAADGQTTFHVNKLSTGETASVVLLLDGVDVTTLIVPQTEEVSVKSFEGLDEIVLVKKGGEEMQTKFKLEPLPDGVWSEDSVKKFAEMNNNGTTVFQAEFVSDDMIRLYLGLNDIRLELNGIKTTTPTSSPLKTRTTDTHSTHETSTSSTEANLDENAVQSEEKEFESKSSEKVPVAETVTMEDEKKETEAVTPEEVPTVIEKKEAETVTSEEVSTVSEKKEAEKPAEDIKTTEAVVASDNSENQDKPEVKENDQ; from the exons ATGGAGACGCAACCCAACTGCCTCTTCATCACTTACGTGGAGAAAGAGGGCCCGTTTCTGAAAGTGTGGGGCCAAACGGACAAAAACACCTCGCTGTACATTGAGCAAGTGTTGCATAGTTTCACGCCGCAATTCGATAACGGTTTATGCATTCCTCGTCCCGACGCGCTCCAAATCGGCATCTTGTGCTGTGCGAAATACAAAGACAGCAAGTACTACCGCGCACGAATCACCAGCTTGAATTACTTGCATAATCGCTACATCGAGGTCAATTTCGTCGATTACGGCCACCAGGACGTGGTGCCCGTGTCAAACATCCGCTCCTTGGAGGGGTTCGACACCGCGTTCGTCTCCCTGCAGCCCCAGGCGAGCAGTTTCCTGCTCGCTGAGGCCGTGTGCCCCCGGGGGGAGTGGAACGAGGCGTATCTCGAGGAGATTTGCAAGGAGATTCGCTACACTGAAGTTAACTTTAGCATTGTTGCCCAAGTCACTAAACACTATCTTGTCAGGCTTTTTGTGGGCGTTAATGATTTGGCGATTGTTTTGATTTCGAAGGGGCTCATGAGAAACACTTCGCTCACGACGCAGGAGGCCGTGCTTTTGTCCATGATGCCGAGGGCGCCGCTCCAGCCGCCCCCGATTCAGCAGCAGAGTATTGCCACCTACAAGGCGTTCACGCTTGAACCAGGAAGCCAATATGAAGTTTATGTGTCGTATGTCACTGATGGACCGTGCAATTTTTCCGTTCAGTTGAAGCAATCTGAAGAGGTGTTGGGGAAGTTGATGAAGGAGATTAATTCGATGACGCTGACGCCCATTGAAGGGATTCCGATTCCGGGGACTGTTTGTTTGGCGAGGTGTACGGAAGATGGGCATATTTGCAGGGCGGTGGTTACCAATGAAGTTGATGGGCAATTCAAG GTGTTCTATGTGGATTTCGGCAACTTCGAAGTCATCCCTTTAGAATCACTTTACGAAATCCCCTTCAAATTCgtaattcctaaagttatggCCATCCGTTTCGCCCTTGCAGGCGTCGAAAAATCCACCGTCACGCTCGAAATGCAATGCGCCTTCAAACAATTCGTCGACAATCGTCTCATCCACATGAAAGTTATGCCGATGACGACGCGAACATCACTCCCTCGATGCGAACTCTGGGACCCCGAATCGGGAATCAGCGCTCTGGACATTGTCACAAAAGCCGCTTTGTCCAACTATCCAGACCACATCACACTCCATCGCGGTTTCAGTCAAACCGTCAAAATCAGTTACGTCTTCAGTTGTAACCGATTTTACGTCCAATTGAAAGCGAAACAAGACGAATTATTACGACTCATGTTGGATATTCAAGTTTTGTGTAATGAGGCTGAAACTTTGAACAGTAACACAATTAAAGTTGGATTGCCTTGCTATGCATTATATGAGGGAGATCAACAATGGTACCGAAGTCAAATTGTTGAAGTGCTGGGCGCAGGACAGGTTAAAGTCCATTATGTTGACTATGGGAATGAGGAAGTTGTTTCGATGAATTTGCTCAAACCGATCGAAGGGAAACAATTGACGAAAATGAGGCCTCAAGCCATTGAATGTTGTCTCAACGGTTACCAGAATATGGAACCAGATCTCGAACGTGATAATCTACTCGAAGAACTTATTTTGGAACATGAATTTACGATGAAAGTTGTCGAAATGCAAGGCAAGAAAGCATTGGTCGAATTGATCGATTCGGCGAATTATAATGTGGCGTCGTTATTGTTGGATAAAATCGCAGTTACACGGTCTCAAGTCAGTCCGATGTTGGTGCAAGCCGGTAATAAAATCGAACATAGGAAATATTCGCAGCCTTTTAATTCGAGAGAATCATCGCAAAGGACCGAACAACGTAAACCGGg CGGGCATAGACAGTGGGGTGATTCTCTAAATGGCAATCCTGCATGGAGGCAGGATGCTAGAGGACCTCG aagtcGAAACAGCTTCGACTCCGAACCCGACGAAAACAATACTTGGAGGCAAAACAATAAAGGTTTCAA TAAAAATTACGATCGAAATAAACGAGACGAATTAAACGATTCCACCGATAGCGAAAGACATagcactaaaggttttaatcGAAATGATAGAAATAGAAACGAATCACGAAACACTGAGGGCTCTTGGAAACAAAACAGTGGTTTCAA TAAAAGTCAGGATAGGTTTAACAAGGATCGGAATAATCGAAATAATGATTGGGGTGGTAGTGGAGATGAGcgtaaaaatttcagagagAAAGACAGTTGGGGTGGGGATAGAAATAATGACCGGCAAAATAATTCCAAAGAAAGTTGGGGTGGTAATGACCAACAGAATAGTAATTCTCCTAATGATGGTTGGGGTAGTAGCAAGGAAAATTATCGACAGAATTATAATTCGAGGGGTAATAAAGGCGATTGGGATAACAATCGCGAAAATGACAAGCGGAATTTTAATTCGCGGGAAAACAACGATTGGGGTGATCGCAAAGGTTTCCAACCAAGAGATAGAGACAATTTCAAACCGAGAAAAAGATTTGAAGACGGAAACAATGACTGGAATAATGGAGATAAAGATAGTTCTCAACCGTGGAAAAA ATCTGAAGACGGCGGCGGTGATTGGAATGCAGATTCGACACATAGGTCTGGTGGTGGTTTTAAAAAGAGGGAATTCAAGCGAGAGGCAAGCGAACTCAGTTCGAGCGGTTCCGAGAAAAGTTTCCGAAAAGGGGGCAATTTTCGGAACAATAAACCCGATTTTAGGAAACCAAACAGGTCACCTAGAGGTAATTTTGGTGGTGATTCAGGTGATGGATGGAACACTGGAGCTAGTACCGCTACTGAGGTACTTAATGCTGCTCCAAGTACAGCCAAATTTACAATCTTAAATGTCGACAATACTGAGGCTAATGTTGTAATTAGTTGGTTCCATAATCCGTCACAATTTTACTGCCAGATTGAAAGTACTCAA gACGAGTTCAAACGAATGATGGAAGAAATCCAACAAGCATACAAAGGCCGTCAGGCGGGTACTGCAACTGTTGGTGCCCCCGTAATTGGATTATTTCCCGAAGATCGTGTCCTCTATCGGGCCAAAGTCTTGGAGACTTTAGGCTCTCAATATAAAGTTTATTATGTCGATTTTGGTAATGTTTCTGTGATAGATAAAGTGTGGCCAATCGAAAAGCGATTTATGGAACTTCCCGCTCAGGCTATATGTTGTAAATTGAGGGGAATTGACCCACCTACAGACACTTGGCCTGAAGCTAATAACTATGGTCAGTATTTCGACAAGAAGCAattcttttgtaaatttatttcaacagAAGATACAAG AGTTGCTATAGAGTTGAAATATGATAACGAAGATATTGCAAGCTTGTTGTTGAAAGATGGGTTAGCGAAAGCTTGTGTCACGCCACCAGAACCCGAATTGCCTTTACTGATTGGACAGCAATTTAGAGCGTTGTTGCTCAGTGTTAATAGTTTGGGTGATTTCTTGATGTCGCTGCAGAACGGTGCTGTGTTGAAATGTAGTGTTTTTAATCTGAGTGCATCGACCGAAACGTGGGAGGATAGTCTCAAGGAGAAGATCAACCACATTTTGATTGTTTACGTCGACGACTTGAAAGAGGATAG ACTCGAAGTGACTTTATACGATGAAAACGGTGCGAAAATCAAGCTTATTAACAACGACGAGGGCGCCTACGAATCGGTCGAACTCCTTTGTCCTTACTTAATCCTTAGTTCGCAAATTTCCGGTGAAATTGCACACATTGAACAAACCACAGTTTATCTTCAACCGGCCGATTGTGCCGAAAATATCCAATACTTCCTAAACTCAGCATTCGAATATTATGAAAGTTTCACCCCCGAAGAACCCCTAACACCTACCGAAGGTTTCGTTTATGCCGTTAAGAGCCCAGACACTAATTGGTATCGAGGCCGTGTCGTAAGCCTCGACGATAATAAACAAGTCACAGTGAATTACATAGATTATGGCAATTCGGAACAAGTTAATTTCGATGCTTTGCGAGAACTTACCGCCGAATTTATGACAATTCCCATTTTGTGTGTTCCTATAGCGATTAAAGGTGTTACGGAAGAATTAATCGGTGAATTTGTTTCGATTAATTTGACGTTTACCGAAACGGGGCTAGAAGGCACCTTACAGGAAAAGGAAGTGACTGTAGTACCGACTGAAGGCAaacaaattgaacaaattgcGACTGACGTAACCGAAAAACCGAATCTCGAAGAAGTGGCTCAAACTACTTGCGGTACTCAGGTCGTACTAAGTCACACTGATAGTCCGagtgatttttatttacaattagcCGAATCGATTGAAGGTATCGAAGAATTGCAAGCGAGGCTTCAGGAACTAGCTCCGGAAATGACCGATATTGAAAATCCAGTTATTGGAGTACTTTGTGCTGCACCCTATTCTGTGGATCAACAGTGGTACCGAGCACAAGTCTTAGACGCTGATAGCGACATAACTACGGTACGTTTTGTCGATTATGGCAATACAGACGTTCTGGATAACCACACAACTCGCGTTAAAACCCTTCCAACTGATTTACTTTCTTTGGAAGTTCATGCGACCAGATGTCGCCTCAAAATCAAACCAATCGACGAAGAATGGACAAGTGTTGCTTCGGAACGCTTCGAACAATTGGCCAGTGTTGAGAATCTCACCGCACAATTTATCAGTCAAGACGAGAAAACCAACTATGTGGAATTGTACTCAGACGGTACCAACGTTCGCGAGATTTTAATCGCGGAGAATTTGGCGCTTCCTGACGAAGTCGTACCGGAAGCAAGCAGTACTGTTGGTTTTGTTAGCCACTTAAATTCGCCCTCCGAGTTTTGGATCCAGTTCGAAAACTGTGTCGAAGGCCTGGAATGGGTTGCGGAACAGTTATCCGGAGCGGAAAATTTCCCCGAACTTGAAGATTTGGCTCCGGGGGTTTTATGCGCGGCGTTGTTTCCCGATGATCAAATGTGGTACCGTGCCCGGATTTTGTCGAATACTGTCGCTGGGATTGAAGTACTGTTTGTCGATTATGGCAATTCTTGTACGAGTTGTAGTCTGAGAGATCTTCCCGAAGATTTGGTTATGTTGCCACCACTGGCGCAAAAATGTAGTCTACAAAAACCGGAAGGTTTGACGGTTTGGGGGCCGGAAATGGTCCGGAAGTTTGTCGAGATTGCGGCAGATGGTCAAACTACTTTCCATGTGAATAAGTTGAGTACTGGCGAGACGGCGTCCGTTGTTTTGTTGCTTGATGGGGTTGATGTCACTACGTTGATTGTGCCCCAGACTGAGGAAGTGAGTGTTAAGAGTTTTGAAGGGTTGGATGAGATTGTGTTGGTTAAAAAAGGGGGTGAGGAGATGCAAACGAAGTTTAAGTTGGAGCCGCTTCCCGATGGTGTCTGGAGTGAGGACTCGGTAAAGAAGTTTGCAGAGATGAATAATAACG GAACCACCGTCTTCCAGGCCGAATTCGTTTCAGACGATATGATTCGATTGTACCTCGGTTTGAATGACATTCGACTCGAATTGAACGGAATTAAAACCACAACACCGACATCTAGTCCGCTGAAAACACGAACAACTGACACACATTCCACACATGAAACGAGTACCAGCAGTACTGAAGCCAATCTTGACG aaaatgcgGTTCAGAGTGAAGAAAAAGAATTTGAATCTAAGTCTTCAGAAAAAGTTCCAGTTGCTGAAACTGTGACTATGGAAGATGAAAAAAAGGAAACTGAAGCTGTGACCCCGGAAGAAGTTCCAACTGTTATCGAGAAAAAAGAAGCTGAAACTGTGACTTCAGAAGAAGTTTCAACTGTTAGTGAGAAAAAGGAAGCTGAAAAACCAGCTGAAGACATCAAAACGACAGAAGCTGTAGTAGCTTCAGATAATTCCGAAAACCAAGACAAGCCTGAGGTAAAAGAAAATGACcaataa